From a single Clostridiales bacterium genomic region:
- a CDS encoding ABC transporter ATP-binding protein, translated as METVIQIKNLTKDYGWGRGVFDINLNIYKGEMLGFVGANGAGKTTTIRNIMGFLKPDQGQITINGLDAWKDSEKTKKFIGYVPGEIAFPDLKTGKEFIKSQAEFLGLKELSYANFLIHKLQLDPRANLKRMSKGMKQKTAIVAALMADPEILILDEALTGLDPLMRESFIEILKHEKEKGKTILISSHLYEELEKICDRVALINKGKLIAVADMNEIKNREIAEFKIEFNNKQDYINFKKLNYQIIRDQQKYSQVTISIKKNDINKLFMDLRPFNVKFIVEIKYTLEKYFSEIIKKEKKHDKQTVV; from the coding sequence ATGGAAACAGTAATACAAATAAAAAACCTTACCAAAGATTATGGCTGGGGCAGAGGCGTTTTTGATATTAACTTAAACATTTACAAAGGCGAAATGCTCGGATTTGTCGGCGCCAATGGAGCGGGCAAGACCACGACCATAAGGAATATTATGGGTTTTTTGAAGCCCGACCAAGGCCAAATAACGATTAACGGGCTTGATGCTTGGAAAGACAGCGAAAAGACCAAAAAATTTATCGGCTATGTCCCTGGAGAAATCGCCTTTCCTGACTTGAAGACAGGGAAAGAATTTATAAAATCCCAAGCTGAGTTTTTGGGCTTAAAAGAATTGTCATACGCTAACTTCTTAATCCATAAATTACAGCTTGACCCTAGAGCCAATTTAAAACGAATGAGCAAGGGAATGAAACAAAAAACCGCTATTGTCGCGGCTTTGATGGCCGATCCCGAAATTTTGATTTTGGACGAGGCCTTGACGGGTCTTGACCCGCTTATGAGAGAATCTTTTATAGAGATATTAAAGCATGAAAAAGAAAAGGGCAAGACAATTTTGATTAGCTCTCATTTGTATGAAGAACTCGAAAAAATTTGCGACAGAGTAGCTCTAATAAACAAAGGAAAGCTTATCGCTGTCGCGGATATGAATGAAATTAAAAACAGGGAGATTGCAGAATTCAAAATTGAATTTAACAATAAACAAGATTATATCAATTTCAAAAAATTAAATTATCAAATTATTAGAGACCAGCAAAAATATAGCCAAGTCACGATATCTATTAAAAAGAACGACATTAACAAATTATTTATGGATTTAAGACCGTTTAATGTAAAATTTATCGTCGAGATAAAATACACATTAGAAAAATATTTTAGCGAGATTATAAAAAAGGAGAAAAAACATGATAAGCAAACCGTTGTTTAA